Proteins from one Deinococcus sp. AB2017081 genomic window:
- a CDS encoding response regulator transcription factor has translation MKAYDGSVTTQRILVIEDDQDIANVLRMDLTDAGYDVEHADSAMNGLIKAREDHPTLILLDLGLPDFDGGDVVQRLRKNSAVPIIVLTARDTVEEKVRLLGLGADDYLIKPFHPDELLARVKVQLRQRTTESLTMGELTLDPQKRLVTYKTEELRLSPKEFDILALLIRQPGRVYSRQEIGQEIWQGRLPEGSNVVDVHMANLRAKLRDLDGYGLLRTVRGVGYALRG, from the coding sequence ATGAAGGCTTATGATGGATCCGTGACCACACAACGGATTCTTGTTATCGAGGATGACCAGGACATCGCGAATGTCCTGCGGATGGATCTGACGGACGCCGGCTACGACGTCGAGCATGCGGATTCCGCCATGAACGGCCTGATCAAGGCCCGCGAGGATCACCCGACGCTGATCCTGCTCGACCTGGGCCTGCCGGACTTCGACGGCGGCGACGTCGTGCAGCGGCTGCGCAAGAACAGCGCCGTGCCGATCATCGTGCTGACCGCCCGCGACACCGTCGAGGAGAAGGTGCGCCTGCTGGGCCTGGGCGCCGACGATTACCTGATCAAGCCCTTCCACCCGGACGAGCTGCTGGCCCGCGTGAAGGTGCAGCTGCGGCAGCGCACCACCGAGAGCCTGACCATGGGCGAGCTGACCCTGGATCCCCAGAAGCGTCTGGTGACGTACAAGACCGAGGAACTGCGGCTGTCGCCCAAGGAATTCGACATCCTGGCGCTGCTGATCCGCCAGCCGGGCCGCGTGTACTCACGCCAGGAGATCGGGCAGGAGATCTGGCAGGGCCGACTGCCCGAGGGCAGCAACGTCGTGGACGTACACATGGCGAACCTGCGCGCCAAACTGCGTGACCTGGACGGCTACGGCCTGCTGCGCACGGTCCGTGGCGTCGGATACGCCCTGCGCGGCTGA
- the ilvA gene encoding threonine ammonia-lyase, biosynthetic — translation MLQTKEFKPGELDAMDVLRLALTSKVYGAAIETPVSEAPQLSGRTGNRVLLKREDLQPIFSFKLRGAYNKMAQLTPEERSRGVICASAGNHAQGVAFAAQALGVRAVIVMPATTPEIKVGACRRRGAEVVLHGDSFSDAETHAFVLQQQLNLTFVHPYDDPLVLAGQGTVALEVLRQVEAEDSYTVFVPVGGGGLIAGVAGVIKALRPDIRIVGVEPDDSDAMYRSIQAGERVRLDTVGIFVDGVAVKQVGAYTFDLTRRYVDDWVRVNTDEVCAAIKDVFDDTRAVMEPAGALAVAGLKKYVAERGVTGQTLVALTCGANVNFDRLRHVAERAEVGEQREAILAVTIPERPGAFREFIEVIGARAITEFNYRYAPRSEAQIFVGVQLARAGQRRELVAELAALGYAVTDLTEDELAKVHVRHMVGGRAPEATDERVYSFTFPERPGALLEFLTKVHGRWNISLFHYRNHGSAHGRVLAGMQVPPHDAADFTTFLDGLGYPATDMTTNPAYRLFLT, via the coding sequence ATGTTGCAGACCAAGGAATTCAAGCCCGGCGAGCTGGACGCCATGGATGTGCTGCGTCTGGCCCTGACGAGCAAGGTGTACGGCGCGGCCATCGAGACGCCGGTCAGCGAGGCTCCACAGCTCAGTGGCCGGACGGGCAACCGCGTGCTGCTCAAGCGCGAGGATCTGCAGCCGATCTTCTCGTTCAAGCTGCGCGGGGCGTACAACAAGATGGCGCAGCTGACCCCCGAGGAGCGCTCACGCGGGGTGATCTGCGCGTCGGCGGGGAACCACGCGCAGGGGGTGGCCTTCGCGGCGCAGGCGCTGGGGGTGCGGGCCGTGATCGTGATGCCCGCGACCACGCCCGAGATCAAGGTGGGCGCGTGCCGCCGGCGCGGGGCCGAGGTGGTGCTGCATGGCGACAGTTTCAGCGACGCCGAGACGCACGCCTTCGTCCTCCAGCAGCAGCTGAACCTGACCTTCGTGCATCCCTACGATGATCCGCTGGTGCTGGCCGGTCAGGGTACGGTGGCGCTGGAGGTGCTGCGGCAGGTCGAGGCCGAGGACAGCTACACCGTGTTCGTGCCGGTGGGCGGCGGCGGCCTGATCGCCGGCGTGGCGGGCGTGATCAAGGCGCTGCGGCCGGACATCCGCATCGTGGGCGTGGAGCCCGATGACAGCGACGCGATGTACCGCTCGATCCAGGCTGGGGAACGGGTGCGACTGGATACGGTGGGCATCTTCGTGGATGGCGTGGCGGTCAAGCAGGTGGGGGCCTACACCTTCGACCTGACCCGGCGCTACGTGGACGACTGGGTGCGCGTGAACACCGACGAGGTCTGTGCGGCCATCAAGGACGTGTTCGACGATACGCGGGCGGTCATGGAACCGGCAGGAGCGCTGGCGGTCGCGGGCCTGAAGAAGTACGTGGCCGAACGGGGGGTGACGGGCCAGACGCTGGTGGCCCTGACCTGCGGCGCGAACGTGAACTTCGACCGCCTGCGCCACGTGGCCGAGCGGGCCGAGGTGGGCGAGCAGCGTGAGGCGATCCTGGCGGTGACGATTCCCGAGCGCCCCGGCGCGTTCCGGGAGTTCATCGAGGTGATCGGGGCGCGGGCCATCACCGAGTTCAACTACCGCTACGCGCCGAGGAGCGAGGCGCAGATCTTCGTGGGGGTGCAGCTGGCGCGCGCCGGGCAGCGCCGGGAGCTCGTGGCCGAACTCGCGGCGCTGGGCTACGCGGTGACCGACCTGACCGAGGACGAGCTCGCCAAGGTGCACGTGCGGCACATGGTCGGCGGCCGGGCCCCGGAGGCGACGGACGAGCGCGTGTACTCGTTCACCTTCCCGGAGCGTCCCGGCGCGCTGCTGGAGTTCCTGACCAAGGTGCATGGCCGCTGGAACATCAGCCTGTTCCACTACCGCAACCACGGCAGCGCCCACGGGCGGGTCCTGGCCGGCATGCAGGTGCCCCCCCACGACGCGGCGGACTTCACGACCTTCCTAGACGGTCTGGGCTACCCGGCGACCGACATGACCACGAACCCGGCGTACCGGCTGTTCCTGACCTGA
- a CDS encoding PLP-dependent aminotransferase family protein: protein MTASPLLPDAPRWTTVLDGWRGGGGTLSARLTAALQAAVTSGHLTPGERLPAERPLASLLGVSRSTVVAAYDDLAAGGWVTRRVGSGTHVSATAPRRSPVMTLRTPVAAPHVGDTLDFTIAVPLLTEAQRVQMRAAAQDAFVESVYHPHGLPELRAVIAGIYTREGLPTRPEQVVVTSGAQQAISLIAGALLRRGDHALLETPTYFGAIDVFRAAGAELHGLPVGPQGVNPDDFQRLVRAHGPRLAFLTPTYQNPTGTVLPARARQHLGALIADANLPTIEDDTLYDLGFADTPPPPRLSACAPDAPIVNVGSLSKLYWAGLRVGWMRLPTALAGPLGQAKTLADFGGSLPAQHIALHLLQKLDTLRRDRQAQVSAARDLLATLLRQHLPEWTFRVPDGGQYLWIELPGGGASRYTHVAAPHGVRLFPGASMGVEPLPDRYLRLPFTLDPARLPDAVIRLRYAWDEFRGRPGQEGLA from the coding sequence ATGACGGCCTCTCCCCTGCTGCCCGATGCCCCGCGCTGGACAACCGTGCTGGACGGCTGGCGCGGTGGGGGGGGCACGCTGTCTGCCCGGCTGACCGCTGCGCTCCAGGCGGCCGTGACCTCCGGGCACCTCACCCCTGGCGAACGCCTGCCCGCCGAACGGCCTCTGGCGAGCCTGCTGGGCGTGAGCCGCAGTACGGTCGTGGCCGCCTATGACGACCTTGCGGCGGGCGGCTGGGTCACTCGGCGGGTGGGCAGCGGCACGCACGTCTCGGCCACTGCGCCGCGCCGGTCGCCGGTCATGACGCTGCGCACGCCCGTGGCCGCCCCCCACGTGGGCGACACGCTGGACTTCACCATCGCCGTGCCGCTGCTGACCGAGGCGCAGCGTGTCCAGATGCGGGCAGCCGCGCAGGACGCCTTCGTCGAGAGCGTGTACCACCCGCACGGCCTGCCGGAACTCCGCGCCGTGATCGCCGGCATCTATACCCGCGAGGGCCTGCCCACCCGCCCCGAGCAGGTCGTGGTGACCAGCGGTGCCCAGCAGGCCATCTCGCTGATCGCCGGGGCGCTGCTACGGCGGGGCGACCACGCCCTGCTGGAAACGCCCACGTACTTCGGGGCCATCGACGTGTTCCGCGCTGCCGGGGCCGAGCTGCACGGCCTGCCGGTGGGGCCGCAGGGGGTGAATCCGGACGACTTCCAGCGCCTCGTGCGCGCCCACGGCCCGCGCCTCGCGTTCCTGACGCCCACGTACCAGAACCCGACCGGCACGGTGCTGCCCGCGCGGGCCCGCCAGCACCTGGGAGCGCTGATCGCCGACGCGAATCTCCCCACCATCGAGGACGACACGCTGTACGATCTGGGCTTCGCGGACACGCCCCCGCCCCCCCGGCTGAGTGCCTGCGCCCCGGACGCCCCCATCGTCAACGTCGGGTCGCTGAGCAAGCTGTACTGGGCGGGTCTACGGGTCGGCTGGATGCGGCTGCCCACCGCGCTGGCGGGGCCACTGGGACAGGCCAAGACCCTGGCGGACTTCGGCGGGAGTCTCCCGGCACAGCACATCGCCCTGCACCTGCTGCAGAAGCTGGACACCCTGCGGCGTGACCGACAGGCACAGGTCAGCGCCGCCCGTGACCTGCTGGCGACCCTGCTGCGCCAGCACCTGCCCGAATGGACGTTCCGCGTGCCGGACGGCGGGCAGTACCTGTGGATCGAGCTGCCGGGGGGCGGGGCCAGCCGCTACACGCACGTCGCCGCGCCCCACGGCGTCCGCCTGTTCCCCGGCGCGAGCATGGGCGTCGAGCCGTTGCCCGACCGCTATCTGCGCTTGCCCTTCACCCTCGACCCCGCCCGCCTGCCCGACGCAGTCATACGCCTGCGGTACGCGTGGGACGAGTTCCGGGGGAGACCGGGGCAGGAGGGGCTGGCCTAG
- a CDS encoding PAS domain S-box protein has product MGLTAAGPDFGALIQAIPNPVVLVREDGTAAMNPAARSRLRQLGVAEDWRQLFDDDALLEVQQATSDAWRGETSSVSVKLRDVIAPGQVTVAPAGPGHALLHLQVGRDPMETALNLLDTLGLGVTVHGPDSTLLHANDRAQQILGLNLAQLTGRDAMDPRWRAIRPSGEPFPAEERAAMQAILTGQVQRNVAMGVFHPPSEAWRWLRVTAVPRRVPGSTQVRQVTVMFDDVTATQRTAAALRHSERRFRSLVEATAQIVWTASADGYFPPPQPGWEAFTGQTPAEYEGRGWLSAIHPDDRAHTLEAWKTAVESQDVYAVTHRLRRADGAFVPMRVRAVLVRDESGEIEEWIGTHSELRPVGDALPEDAAIQATLEDRVRERTERLAEVTRFSTLLLTAAGEGVFGLDARGVTTFANPSAARLLGYSIERMIGSRQHDLIHHHHADGTPFPVQDCPIHQTLSDGQVRRVESDVFWHAQGHAVPVSYVVTPTHDGQGAVTGAVVMVQDSTERLRAQQDLRAAVLELQRSNHDLEQFASVASHDLQEPLRTIGSYAQLLARRYEGQLDTRATQYLGFMESAVERMRSLILDLLAFARVSQGTTPMRSLALDDVMDKSAQNVEAARLLGGGTVSWETPHTVLGQPSLVTQLLTNLLGNALKFVPPERLPVVRVTSQAQGDMVQISVTDNGIGIGEHDTERVFGIFQRLHSPEEYSGNGMGLSICRRIVEHHGGRLWLESTPGQGSTFHFTLPGAPTDSP; this is encoded by the coding sequence GTGGGCCTGACTGCTGCTGGCCCGGATTTCGGTGCGCTGATCCAGGCCATTCCCAATCCCGTGGTGCTCGTCCGCGAGGACGGCACGGCGGCCATGAACCCGGCGGCGCGGAGCCGGCTGCGGCAGCTCGGCGTGGCCGAGGACTGGCGTCAGCTCTTTGACGACGACGCGCTGCTGGAGGTGCAGCAGGCCACGTCGGACGCGTGGCGGGGCGAGACGTCGAGCGTGAGCGTGAAGCTGCGCGACGTGATCGCGCCCGGACAGGTGACGGTCGCGCCGGCCGGGCCCGGCCACGCCCTGCTGCACCTCCAGGTGGGCCGTGACCCGATGGAGACGGCGCTGAACCTGCTGGACACGCTGGGGCTGGGCGTCACGGTGCACGGGCCGGACAGCACGCTGCTGCACGCCAACGACCGCGCCCAGCAGATCCTGGGGCTGAATCTCGCGCAGCTCACCGGGCGCGACGCCATGGATCCACGCTGGCGGGCGATCCGGCCCAGCGGCGAGCCCTTCCCGGCCGAGGAGCGGGCCGCCATGCAGGCGATCCTGACCGGCCAGGTGCAGCGGAATGTGGCGATGGGCGTGTTCCATCCGCCGTCGGAGGCGTGGCGCTGGCTGCGGGTCACGGCCGTGCCGCGCCGCGTGCCGGGCAGTACCCAGGTGCGGCAGGTCACGGTGATGTTCGACGACGTGACGGCCACGCAGCGCACCGCAGCAGCCCTGCGGCACAGCGAGCGGCGGTTCCGCTCCCTGGTCGAGGCCACCGCCCAGATCGTGTGGACAGCCAGCGCGGACGGCTACTTTCCACCACCTCAGCCGGGCTGGGAGGCCTTCACCGGACAGACCCCGGCCGAGTACGAGGGCCGGGGGTGGCTGTCGGCGATCCACCCGGATGACCGGGCCCACACGCTGGAGGCGTGGAAGACGGCGGTCGAGTCGCAGGACGTGTACGCGGTCACGCACCGTCTGCGGCGCGCGGACGGGGCGTTCGTGCCCATGCGGGTGCGGGCGGTGCTCGTGCGCGACGAGAGCGGCGAGATCGAGGAGTGGATCGGCACCCACAGCGAGCTGAGGCCGGTGGGCGACGCCCTGCCGGAAGACGCTGCCATCCAGGCGACGCTGGAAGATCGCGTGCGGGAACGCACGGAGCGGCTCGCGGAGGTCACGCGCTTCTCCACGCTGCTGCTCACGGCGGCGGGCGAGGGCGTCTTCGGGCTGGACGCCCGGGGCGTCACGACCTTCGCCAACCCCAGCGCAGCGCGGCTGCTCGGGTACAGCATCGAGCGCATGATCGGATCGCGCCAGCACGACCTGATCCACCACCACCACGCGGACGGCACGCCCTTCCCGGTGCAGGACTGTCCGATCCACCAGACCCTCTCGGATGGCCAGGTGCGGCGCGTGGAATCGGACGTGTTCTGGCACGCTCAGGGGCATGCGGTGCCGGTGTCGTATGTCGTGACCCCCACGCATGACGGGCAGGGGGCAGTCACGGGCGCGGTGGTCATGGTGCAGGACAGCACCGAGCGCCTGCGGGCCCAGCAGGATCTGCGGGCCGCCGTGCTGGAACTCCAGCGCAGCAACCACGATCTGGAGCAGTTCGCGTCGGTCGCCAGCCACGACCTCCAGGAGCCGCTGCGCACCATCGGCAGCTACGCGCAGCTCCTGGCCCGCCGGTACGAGGGCCAGCTGGACACGCGGGCAACACAGTACCTGGGGTTCATGGAAAGCGCCGTGGAACGCATGCGCAGCCTGATCCTGGATCTGCTCGCCTTCGCACGGGTGAGCCAGGGCACCACGCCCATGCGGTCTCTGGCCCTGGACGACGTCATGGACAAGAGTGCCCAGAACGTGGAGGCGGCGCGGCTGCTCGGGGGGGGCACCGTGTCGTGGGAGACGCCACACACCGTCCTGGGCCAGCCCTCGCTGGTCACGCAGCTGCTGACCAACCTGCTGGGCAACGCCCTGAAATTCGTGCCGCCCGAGCGCCTTCCGGTGGTGCGGGTCACGTCGCAGGCACAGGGAGACATGGTGCAGATCAGCGTGACCGACAACGGCATCGGCATCGGCGAACATGACACCGAACGGGTGTTCGGGATCTTCCAGCGGCTGCACAGCCCCGAGGAATACTCCGGAAACGGAATGGGGCTGTCTATCTGCCGTAGAATCGTGGAGCATCACGGTGGTCGACTGTGGCTGGAGTCCACGCCCGGACAGGGCAGCACCTTCCACTTCACGCTGCCCGGCGCACCCACCGACTCCCCATGA
- a CDS encoding HAD family hydrolase produces the protein MSELSRPLLVLDLDETLWHGVEPADGEVVRVQLRPYLRHFLEQVAHDYDLAVWTAASGDWMRGGLDVLRAETGFDLAGHAVFLWDRERCSWRRGEDGDLSWRKPARKFRAGWLRARYPRGRILAVDDVPGNYACGYGHLVRVTPWTGDASDTELRYLATYLRSLAATDDFRALEKRGWRSRLQLPGS, from the coding sequence ATGAGCGAGCTGTCCCGCCCCCTGCTGGTGCTCGATCTCGACGAGACCCTGTGGCACGGCGTGGAACCAGCGGACGGCGAGGTCGTCCGGGTTCAGCTGCGTCCGTACCTGCGCCACTTCCTTGAACAGGTCGCCCACGACTACGATCTCGCCGTGTGGACGGCGGCCTCCGGCGACTGGATGCGTGGCGGTCTGGACGTTCTGCGCGCCGAGACGGGCTTCGATCTGGCGGGCCACGCGGTCTTCCTGTGGGATCGGGAGCGCTGCTCGTGGCGGCGTGGCGAGGACGGCGACCTGTCCTGGCGCAAGCCTGCGCGGAAGTTCCGGGCCGGGTGGCTGCGTGCCCGTTACCCACGGGGCCGCATCCTGGCAGTGGACGATGTGCCCGGCAATTACGCCTGCGGGTACGGACACCTCGTCCGCGTGACGCCGTGGACGGGGGACGCCTCGGACACGGAACTTCGGTATCTGGCCACGTACCTGCGCTCTCTCGCGGCCACCGATGACTTCCGCGCGCTGGAGAAGAGGGGATGGCGCTCGCGGCTCCAGCTTCCCGGCTCCTAG
- a CDS encoding DUF808 domain-containing protein: MSGGLVALLDDVAVIARLAAASVDDIGAAAGKAGMKAIGVVVDDTAVTPRYVTGFSPDRELPIIWRIARGSLRNKVVFILPAALLLSQFLPVAITPILMLGGAYLCYEGAEKLYEAVTGHGGHAAPEAQAAKLSTTEHEEQMVSGAIRTDFILSAEIMALSLAEVADESFWSRTVILIVVAVMITALVYGVVGLIVKMDDLGLKLANGTGAGRAFGRGLVKGMPMVLSALSVIGTAAMLWVGGHILLVGLEEFGLGGPYHALHDLAVAAGHAVPAIEGVVEWLVETLGSAIVGVVVGAIIVALMHLRPGKKAAAH, from the coding sequence GTGAGCGGGGGTCTCGTGGCCCTGCTGGACGACGTGGCTGTGATCGCCCGGCTGGCGGCAGCGTCGGTCGACGACATCGGCGCGGCGGCCGGCAAAGCCGGGATGAAGGCCATCGGCGTGGTCGTGGACGACACGGCCGTCACGCCGCGCTATGTCACGGGCTTCAGCCCGGACCGGGAACTGCCGATCATCTGGCGGATCGCGCGGGGTTCGCTGCGCAACAAGGTCGTGTTCATCCTGCCTGCCGCGCTGCTCCTGAGCCAGTTCCTGCCCGTGGCAATCACCCCGATCCTGATGCTCGGCGGCGCGTACCTGTGTTACGAGGGCGCAGAAAAACTGTACGAGGCCGTCACCGGACACGGCGGGCACGCGGCTCCCGAGGCCCAGGCCGCCAAGCTGTCCACCACGGAACACGAGGAGCAGATGGTCTCCGGCGCGATCCGCACCGACTTCATCCTGTCGGCCGAGATCATGGCCCTGTCGCTGGCCGAGGTCGCGGACGAGTCCTTCTGGTCGCGCACCGTGATCCTGATCGTCGTCGCCGTGATGATCACCGCGCTGGTGTACGGCGTGGTCGGACTAATCGTCAAGATGGACGACCTGGGCCTGAAGCTCGCCAATGGCACCGGCGCGGGCCGGGCCTTCGGGCGGGGCCTCGTGAAGGGCATGCCGATGGTGCTGTCGGCCCTGTCGGTCATCGGCACCGCCGCCATGCTGTGGGTGGGCGGCCACATCCTGCTGGTCGGCCTGGAGGAGTTCGGCCTGGGCGGCCCCTACCACGCCCTGCACGACCTCGCCGTGGCTGCCGGGCACGCCGTTCCCGCCATCGAGGGCGTCGTGGAATGGCTCGTCGAGACGCTGGGCTCGGCCATCGTCGGCGTGGTCGTGGGCGCGATCATCGTCGCGCTGATGCACCTGCGGCCGGGGAAGAAGGCGGCGGCGCACTGA